A single Spiroplasma floricola 23-6 DNA region contains:
- the tig gene encoding trigger factor has protein sequence MKFSAKKIADKGQGIWIVTIEGKEWEEAIKKGKNKVSANMEIPGFRKGKIPKEKIEQYLTPVKYLNAAVQSVIEKAWSFAKEQKTDVEPFNSPVPTPAKVSEKECELHFVFDLKPEIKIGNYKGIKSKDLVKEEIKVEKEDLDKAIDQYRERFVMEKEKEKDQKIAKGDSVIFDFEGFIDNVAFKGGKGIDFKLVIGSGQMIPGFEDKMIGKTLGKSSINVTFPEDYTPELSGKKAEFKLDIKEIKERVLPAKDDELVKDLNLPGIKTFKELEASLKKQILEQKLSQTKNIFVNNVIDIIRNDSKIEIPKSAINKEIDNLYKEFEAKVQSQKLTIKEYKKQTGLSDQDIRNELFQDAKKRIESYLITDKVRNTEKFEVSKEDMEEKYNSLAKTFGVEPDFIKNSLIPEVQIKEEIIREKIVDFLYSNNG, from the coding sequence ATGAAATTTAGTGCAAAAAAGATTGCTGATAAAGGGCAAGGAATATGAATAGTTACAATAGAGGGAAAAGAATGGGAAGAAGCAATTAAAAAGGGAAAAAACAAAGTGTCTGCAAATATGGAAATACCAGGTTTTAGAAAAGGTAAAATACCAAAAGAAAAAATTGAGCAATATTTAACTCCTGTTAAATATTTAAATGCAGCTGTTCAATCAGTAATTGAAAAAGCTTGAAGCTTTGCAAAAGAGCAAAAAACTGATGTTGAACCATTTAACTCACCAGTACCCACACCAGCTAAAGTTAGTGAAAAAGAATGTGAATTGCATTTTGTATTTGATTTAAAGCCTGAAATCAAAATAGGAAATTATAAAGGAATAAAATCTAAGGATTTAGTTAAAGAAGAAATTAAAGTAGAAAAAGAAGATTTAGATAAAGCAATTGACCAATACAGAGAAAGATTTGTAATGGAGAAAGAAAAAGAAAAGGATCAAAAAATAGCAAAAGGTGACTCTGTTATTTTTGATTTTGAAGGATTTATTGATAATGTTGCTTTTAAGGGTGGAAAAGGTATTGACTTTAAATTAGTTATTGGAAGTGGACAAATGATTCCTGGCTTTGAAGATAAAATGATTGGTAAAACATTAGGAAAATCTTCAATTAATGTTACTTTTCCAGAAGATTACACTCCTGAATTAAGTGGAAAAAAAGCAGAATTTAAATTAGATATAAAAGAAATTAAAGAGAGAGTTTTACCTGCAAAAGATGATGAATTAGTAAAAGATTTAAATTTACCAGGAATTAAAACTTTTAAAGAGTTAGAAGCTAGTCTAAAAAAACAAATTCTTGAACAAAAATTAAGTCAAACTAAAAATATTTTTGTAAATAATGTAATAGATATAATAAGAAATGATTCAAAAATTGAAATTCCAAAATCTGCAATTAATAAGGAAATTGATAATTTATATAAAGAATTTGAAGCAAAAGTACAAAGCCAAAAACTTACTATAAAAGAATATAAAAAACAAACAGGTCTAAGCGATCAAGATATCAGAAATGAATTATTTCAAGATGCAAAAAAACGAATTGAAAGTTATTTAATTACAGATAAAGTAAGAAATACAGAAAAATTCGAAGTTTCAAAAGAGGATATGGAAGAAAAATATAACTCTCTAGCTAAAACTTTTGGAGTAGAACCAGATTTTATTAAAAACTCTTTAATACCTGAAGTACAAATTAAAGAAGAAATAATTAGAGAAAAAATAGTTGACTTTTTATATTCAAATAATGGTTAA
- the lon gene encoding endopeptidase La: protein MNKKLPMLITRGSYIYPTFDQVLEIGRDKTTLAVKESVEKYEGKILMVSQKKPLEDEPKIEDLFKFGVLAEIKIKKEWKDGTLTVNIKSISRAEISDIELKDFYIANYKVKDSLKSSNKEALDKITKYIKAMISSQDEFPSEVEEIINSAPKEVDPNFIVDSAANLMPFMPIEKKQAVLEELDPVKRIEIINDFLDEKRQSADIESSISKKIKSRVDEQQREFYLREKLKAIKEELGDMDGEGDDLAKYKKRLETEPFPENIKKRILSEIDKCEGMPAASSEANITRTYIDWMMQTPWWQKTEEKTDLKFAKNILDKHHYGLEKVKERIIEYLAVKQNTNKVKGQIITLVGPPGVGKTSLAKSIAESMGREFIKMALGGVKDESEIRGHRKTYIGAMPGRVIQGMKKAGVKNPVFLLDEIDKMASDYRGDPASAMLEVLDPEQNSKFSDHYLEEEYDLSDVVFIATANYPENIPEALYDRMEIIELSSYTEIEKMKIAEEYLIPKVLDDHAVSKDQVIFTKDSINEIIKHYTREAGVRQLERWIASIVRKFVVKMLNKEIETLKVTPKVVNELLKKRIFEHTEKENEAQVGVVTGLAYTQFGGDILPIEVNHFPGKGGLVLTGKLGDVMKESATIAYDFVKSNYKAFGIPKEVFNENDIHIHVPEGAVPKDGPSAGVTITTAIVSALTNKPVPKEIGMTGEITLRGLVFPIGGLREKSISAHRSGLKKILIPFKNTKDIEDIPEEVRKELEVVPVQKYSEVYKNVFGIKLNDLVRELPISTSSKEETKKTH from the coding sequence ATGAATAAAAAATTACCAATGCTAATAACACGTGGGAGTTATATTTATCCAACATTTGATCAAGTATTAGAAATTGGAAGAGATAAAACAACACTTGCTGTTAAAGAATCTGTGGAAAAATATGAAGGGAAAATTCTGATGGTTTCACAAAAAAAACCATTAGAAGATGAACCTAAAATTGAAGATTTATTTAAATTTGGAGTATTAGCAGAAATAAAAATAAAAAAAGAATGAAAAGATGGTACATTAACTGTAAATATAAAATCAATTTCACGTGCTGAAATCAGTGACATTGAATTAAAGGATTTTTATATTGCAAATTATAAAGTAAAAGATAGCTTAAAAAGCTCAAATAAAGAGGCATTAGATAAAATTACAAAATATATAAAAGCAATGATAAGTTCACAAGATGAATTTCCATCAGAAGTTGAAGAAATTATTAATTCAGCTCCAAAAGAAGTTGATCCAAACTTTATTGTTGATAGTGCAGCGAATTTAATGCCATTTATGCCTATTGAAAAAAAACAAGCAGTTCTTGAAGAATTAGATCCTGTTAAAAGAATTGAAATAATTAATGACTTTTTAGATGAAAAACGTCAATCAGCTGATATTGAATCATCAATTAGTAAAAAAATTAAATCAAGAGTTGATGAACAACAAAGAGAATTCTATTTAAGAGAAAAATTAAAAGCTATTAAAGAAGAATTAGGAGACATGGATGGTGAAGGAGATGACTTGGCAAAATACAAGAAACGCCTTGAAACAGAACCATTCCCAGAAAATATTAAAAAAAGAATATTATCAGAAATAGATAAATGTGAAGGTATGCCAGCAGCTTCATCAGAAGCAAATATTACAAGAACATATATTGATTGAATGATGCAAACTCCTTGATGACAAAAAACTGAAGAAAAAACTGATTTGAAGTTTGCAAAAAATATTTTAGACAAACATCATTATGGTTTGGAAAAAGTTAAAGAAAGAATAATTGAATATTTAGCTGTTAAACAAAATACTAACAAGGTTAAAGGACAAATAATTACTCTAGTAGGTCCTCCAGGAGTTGGTAAAACAAGTTTAGCAAAATCAATAGCTGAGTCAATGGGAAGAGAATTTATAAAAATGGCTCTTGGTGGAGTTAAAGATGAATCAGAAATTAGAGGTCACAGAAAAACTTATATAGGAGCTATGCCAGGTAGAGTAATACAAGGAATGAAAAAAGCAGGAGTTAAAAATCCAGTTTTCCTACTTGATGAAATTGATAAAATGGCAAGTGATTATAGAGGAGATCCGGCTTCAGCAATGTTAGAAGTATTAGATCCAGAACAAAACTCAAAATTTTCAGATCACTATTTAGAAGAAGAATATGATTTAAGTGATGTTGTATTTATTGCAACAGCAAACTATCCAGAAAATATTCCTGAAGCATTATATGATAGAATGGAAATTATTGAGCTTTCAAGTTATACTGAAATTGAAAAAATGAAAATTGCAGAAGAATATTTAATTCCAAAAGTATTAGATGATCATGCAGTTTCAAAAGATCAAGTAATTTTCACAAAAGACTCAATTAATGAAATTATTAAACATTATACTAGAGAAGCTGGGGTAAGGCAATTAGAAAGATGAATTGCATCAATTGTTAGAAAATTTGTTGTAAAAATGTTAAACAAGGAAATTGAAACTTTAAAAGTAACTCCAAAAGTAGTTAATGAATTATTGAAAAAACGTATTTTTGAACATACTGAAAAAGAAAATGAAGCACAAGTTGGAGTGGTTACAGGTCTTGCATATACTCAATTTGGTGGAGACATTTTACCAATAGAGGTTAATCATTTTCCAGGAAAAGGTGGTTTAGTACTAACTGGTAAACTTGGAGATGTTATGAAAGAATCTGCAACTATTGCTTATGACTTTGTTAAATCAAATTACAAAGCGTTTGGAATACCTAAAGAAGTATTCAATGAAAATGATATACATATTCACGTTCCTGAAGGAGCTGTTCCAAAAGATGGACCAAGTGCTGGAGTAACAATTACTACTGCAATTGTATCTGCTCTAACAAATAAACCAGTTCCAAAAGAAATTGGTATGACAGGTGAAATTACACTAAGAGGTTTAGTGTTTCCAATTGGGGGATTAAGAGAAAAATCAATATCAGCTCATAGAAGTGGATTGAAAAAAATCTTAATACCATTTAAAAATACAAAAGATATAGAAGATATTCCTGAAGAAGTTAGAAAAGAACTAGAAGTTGTTCCTGTTCAAAAATATTCAGAAGTATATAAAAATGTATTTGGAATAAAATTAAATGATTTAGTAAGAGAATTGCCTATATCAACTTCTTCAAAAGAAGAAACAAAAAAAACTCATTAA
- a CDS encoding ABC transporter ATP-binding protein has product MAITASDLVLLYICTYIRNSCSIMLAVRIEVELRNLTIKRLLEQDISYYSDKKIGKLMTKLVGDTNVIGNEISGMIAWVIQAPLVIIMGTATLFILHWQMALIASLCVYSLALLVILFSLRYQKKVKTVREIISDVNGDVIDRIGAIKLVKATGTRRYEESRLNALHEPYIKAFKPISRIDGTLLAMLIASDVLINLIMITVAISFFNNSDMMNVTLPAFISAMVGLTRPLWQISAIIPGLSRVAASSRQIYEVIEKEPILDDKDKTGILFDENIVKIEFRQVKFNYPEKPEVNIVPELNITLEKGKSYAFVGETGSGKSTISKLLLRFYDPTEGCVLVNDKNIKDFNLKSYLSHVGYVEQEPSIIFGDVYDNVRYGHFQATDEEVHEACKKAQIDQIINSWPYGYQTILGERGLLLSGGQKQRLVIARILLRNPELLILDEATSALDNIVEKEIQAQLNELMKEKTSVIIAHRLSTIKDVDQIFVLAPGKEIVQQGTYKELIKTAGKFKDLHDAGNA; this is encoded by the coding sequence ATGGCTATAACAGCATCAGATCTTGTTTTACTTTATATATGTACTTATATTAGGAACTCTTGTTCAATTATGTTAGCTGTAAGAATAGAAGTTGAATTAAGAAATTTAACAATTAAAAGACTATTAGAACAAGATATTAGTTATTATTCAGATAAAAAAATTGGTAAATTAATGACAAAACTTGTTGGAGATACTAATGTAATAGGAAATGAAATTTCAGGTATGATAGCTTGAGTTATACAAGCACCTCTTGTAATTATAATGGGAACTGCAACTTTATTTATATTGCATTGACAAATGGCTTTAATTGCAAGTTTATGTGTTTATTCATTAGCTCTTTTAGTTATACTATTTTCATTAAGATACCAAAAAAAAGTTAAAACCGTAAGAGAAATAATTTCAGATGTTAATGGAGATGTTATTGACAGAATTGGAGCAATTAAATTAGTAAAAGCAACAGGAACTAGAAGATATGAAGAATCAAGACTTAATGCTTTGCATGAACCTTATATAAAAGCTTTTAAACCAATTTCAAGAATTGATGGAACCTTATTAGCTATGTTAATTGCATCTGATGTTCTTATAAATTTAATAATGATAACAGTTGCAATTTCATTTTTTAATAATTCAGATATGATGAATGTGACTTTACCAGCATTTATTTCCGCAATGGTTGGATTAACTCGTCCGTTATGACAAATATCTGCTATTATTCCTGGTCTTTCAAGAGTTGCTGCTTCTTCAAGACAAATCTATGAAGTAATTGAAAAGGAACCAATTTTAGATGACAAAGATAAAACAGGAATATTGTTCGATGAAAATATTGTAAAAATAGAGTTTAGACAAGTAAAATTTAATTATCCTGAAAAACCAGAAGTAAATATTGTTCCAGAATTAAATATTACTCTCGAAAAGGGAAAATCTTATGCTTTTGTTGGAGAAACTGGAAGTGGTAAATCAACTATTTCTAAACTGCTTTTAAGATTTTATGATCCAACAGAAGGATGCGTATTGGTAAATGACAAAAATATTAAAGATTTTAATTTAAAAAGTTATTTAAGTCATGTGGGTTATGTTGAACAAGAACCTTCAATAATTTTTGGAGATGTTTATGATAATGTAAGATATGGTCATTTTCAAGCAACAGATGAAGAAGTTCATGAAGCGTGTAAGAAAGCTCAAATAGATCAAATAATCAATAGTTGACCTTATGGATATCAAACAATTTTAGGAGAACGTGGATTGTTGTTGAGTGGTGGACAAAAACAAAGACTTGTTATTGCAAGAATTCTATTAAGAAATCCTGAATTGCTAATTTTGGATGAAGCAACAAGTGCTTTAGACAATATTGTTGAAAAAGAAATTCAAGCTCAATTAAATGAACTAATGAAAGAAAAAACATCAGTTATTATTGCTCACAGATTGAGTACAATTAAAGATGTAGATCAAATATTTGTTTTAGCTCCTGGTAAAGAAATTGTACAACAAGGAACTTACAAAGAGCTAATTAAAACAGCAGGTAAATTTAAAGATTTACACGATGCAGGAAATGCATAA